One stretch of Roseimicrobium sp. ORNL1 DNA includes these proteins:
- a CDS encoding carboxypeptidase M32, whose translation MPLSTSSYDQLCQAARDINLLQSASAVLGWDQETFMPPKGIEHRSRILAHLSGEAHERLTSKRFGKLLEQAEVETKRAAETSVAKSNVTQWRREFDRATKLSKKLVEENSKAISLGQAAWAKARSESNFAGFAPHLEKLVGLSQEIAERWGGKNEPYDALLDQHERDCTAEEIDKLFTALRPHVAKIAQEAVAKSKAEAPPEKAMLGNCPVEKQQTLNREVAESLGFDFEAGRIDTTAHPFCSGFGPGDVRLTTRYDERDFLSSLFGVMHEAGHGLYEQGLQEKEWGLPSGAAVSLGIHESQSRLWENHVGRSRAFWEKWYPRATSLFPHLKKLTLDQFLLGVNRAEFSFIRVEADEATYDLHIMLRFALERRLFSGALKVSELPDAWNAEFEKSFGRTPPDDRRGCLQDIHWSMGGFGYFPTYTLGNLNAAQLFSAAIKKASIRKGADKGEYAPLLGWLRENVHAPGSTLSPAQLMEHATGKTTSTAPYLKHLKTRFL comes from the coding sequence ATGCCCCTCTCCACCTCCTCCTACGATCAGCTTTGCCAGGCCGCGCGTGACATCAATCTCCTCCAGAGCGCTTCGGCGGTGCTCGGCTGGGACCAGGAGACCTTCATGCCTCCCAAGGGCATCGAGCACCGCTCGCGCATCCTGGCCCACCTCAGTGGTGAGGCGCATGAGCGGCTGACCTCAAAACGCTTCGGCAAGCTGCTGGAGCAAGCGGAAGTGGAAACGAAACGCGCTGCGGAGACCTCGGTGGCCAAGTCGAATGTCACCCAGTGGCGCCGCGAGTTTGACCGCGCCACGAAGCTCTCCAAGAAACTCGTGGAGGAGAACAGCAAGGCCATCTCGCTCGGCCAGGCCGCCTGGGCCAAGGCACGCAGCGAGTCGAACTTCGCCGGATTCGCCCCGCACCTGGAAAAGCTCGTCGGCCTTTCGCAGGAAATCGCGGAGCGCTGGGGTGGCAAGAACGAGCCGTATGATGCGCTGCTGGACCAGCACGAGCGCGACTGCACGGCGGAGGAAATCGACAAGCTCTTCACCGCGCTGCGCCCGCACGTGGCGAAGATTGCGCAGGAGGCCGTGGCCAAGTCCAAGGCCGAAGCTCCCCCCGAGAAAGCCATGCTGGGGAACTGCCCCGTGGAGAAGCAGCAGACGCTGAACCGCGAGGTGGCGGAGTCACTCGGCTTCGATTTTGAAGCGGGCCGCATCGATACCACGGCGCATCCCTTTTGCTCCGGCTTCGGTCCCGGCGATGTGCGCCTGACCACGCGTTATGATGAGCGCGATTTCCTCTCCTCCCTCTTCGGTGTGATGCATGAGGCGGGTCACGGCCTATATGAGCAGGGCCTGCAGGAGAAGGAATGGGGCCTGCCCTCCGGCGCCGCCGTCTCGCTCGGCATCCACGAATCGCAGTCGCGCCTGTGGGAAAATCATGTGGGCCGCTCGCGCGCCTTCTGGGAGAAGTGGTATCCGCGTGCCACCTCGCTCTTTCCGCATTTGAAGAAGCTGACGCTGGATCAATTCCTCCTCGGCGTGAACCGCGCCGAGTTCTCCTTCATCCGCGTGGAGGCCGACGAGGCCACCTATGACCTGCACATCATGCTGCGCTTCGCCTTAGAGCGTCGTCTCTTCAGCGGTGCGCTGAAGGTCTCTGAGCTGCCCGACGCCTGGAATGCCGAGTTCGAGAAATCGTTTGGTCGCACACCTCCAGATGATCGTCGCGGCTGCTTGCAGGACATCCACTGGTCCATGGGTGGCTTTGGTTACTTCCCCACCTACACCTTGGGCAATCTGAATGCTGCGCAGCTCTTCAGCGCGGCGATCAAGAAAGCGTCGATTCGCAAAGGCGCGGACAAGGGCGAGTACGCCCCGCTGCTCGGCTGGCTGCGTGAGAATGTGCACGCTCCCGGCTCCACGCTCTCTCCCGCCCAGCTCATGGAGCACGCCACCGGGAAGACCACCAGCACCGCGCCGTATCTGAAGCATCTGAAGACGCGGTTTTTGTAG
- a CDS encoding DUF1501 domain-containing protein produces MRRDFLKLCGLAGLGVAAPITFPRLARAAEKDLAAYEGPYYVVFNASGGWDTTYLMDPKGINEINRFYKDGDILTQGAHKYAPTAKQMKEGSGMSNEDFYKEFGSELLVLNGLDYSVNNHSPGARYMATGHLDSLAYPTFAALIAASRGPHCPLAYLTFGNYSNTGNLVAMSRIPYLPSLQRVANADGIEGNAKKPYHDDFVMDRIERTLKEHTDARISKELLPRVERAESMLYAAQLNSKALERVTPYIPASIPKERLSQQAEIALASFKAGVCVSANLTIGQFDSHANNDPDQMKLIPEFLAGIAYLMRRAEDLKIREKIVVIIQSEMGRTPTYNKGNGKDHWSIGSIMFMGPGIKGNRVVGATDEKQFAAPLNPATLALEKEKEKGIRVRPEHIHIALREYAGIATHAMSKQYPLVVPEKDRLKGLWG; encoded by the coding sequence ATGAGACGCGACTTCCTGAAACTCTGCGGCCTTGCCGGACTCGGCGTGGCAGCGCCCATCACCTTTCCGCGGCTCGCACGTGCGGCGGAGAAGGATCTCGCTGCCTACGAGGGACCGTACTACGTGGTCTTCAATGCCTCCGGTGGATGGGACACCACCTATCTCATGGACCCGAAGGGCATCAATGAGATCAACCGCTTCTACAAGGACGGAGACATCCTCACGCAGGGAGCGCACAAGTATGCACCCACGGCCAAGCAGATGAAGGAAGGGTCCGGCATGAGCAACGAGGACTTCTACAAGGAGTTCGGCAGTGAGCTGCTGGTGCTCAATGGGCTCGACTACTCGGTGAACAATCACTCACCCGGCGCGCGCTACATGGCCACGGGGCATCTCGACAGTCTCGCTTATCCCACGTTCGCCGCACTCATCGCTGCATCACGCGGACCTCACTGCCCACTCGCGTATCTCACGTTCGGCAATTACTCAAACACGGGAAACCTCGTCGCCATGTCGCGCATCCCGTATCTGCCCTCGCTGCAGCGTGTGGCGAATGCCGACGGCATCGAGGGCAATGCGAAGAAACCCTATCACGATGACTTCGTGATGGACCGCATCGAGCGCACGCTGAAGGAGCATACCGATGCGCGCATCTCAAAGGAACTGCTGCCCCGCGTGGAACGCGCCGAAAGCATGCTCTACGCCGCACAACTCAACTCGAAAGCACTCGAGCGCGTGACTCCGTACATCCCTGCGAGCATTCCCAAGGAGCGACTCTCGCAACAGGCGGAAATCGCGCTGGCTTCCTTCAAGGCCGGCGTGTGTGTCTCCGCAAATCTCACCATCGGCCAGTTCGACAGCCATGCGAACAATGACCCGGATCAGATGAAGTTGATTCCGGAATTCCTGGCTGGCATCGCCTATCTCATGCGCCGCGCGGAGGATCTGAAGATCCGCGAGAAGATTGTCGTCATCATCCAGAGTGAGATGGGCCGCACGCCCACCTACAACAAGGGCAATGGCAAGGACCACTGGTCCATCGGCTCCATCATGTTCATGGGACCCGGCATCAAGGGCAACCGCGTCGTCGGCGCGACCGATGAGAAGCAGTTCGCCGCACCTCTGAATCCTGCCACGCTGGCGCTGGAGAAAGAAAAGGAGAAGGGCATCCGCGTGCGCCCCGAGCATATTCACATCGCCTTGCGCGAGTATGCCGGCATCGCCACGCACGCCATGAGCAAGCAGTATCCACTCGTGGTGCCGGAGAAAGACCGGCTGAAGGGTCTGTGGGGGTGA
- a CDS encoding right-handed parallel beta-helix repeat-containing protein, whose amino-acid sequence MMLFPSKFTLSAVWLFIVTLAVHADVYVSPQGGGAKDGSSKEHAASAANDGLQKAWDTLSADDTLWLLPGEYKEVSLDIAARSDDKARTLAGVVEGGKRVVFVGDFDKARPEKTGGHIITVMEGASHWTLKDLDFRQVNTAVHLLGRNTEGVISGVRVYGAREGIRSEGKGRGSKENAKTNGVTQNITVRDCVFKHFTKRGLRLLPGHKDITIERCSADAGGKAWATEPFQMGFAVEQDCDEINFTDCEARGSYNDAGDKYWNGDGFCVEMAGTVRWTRCRAFDNTDGGWDTKAKLSVFVDCIALRNKRNIRVWGAATLENCLAAYAQYPKSADGACVWSKGEVQMKNCTLVGSCPVEAEDGGRVMLKSCYVVTLPKADGERDAFPSEGVSVSDSEVVPSDAEGLKNLFVNPEKGFENGEGFNRKAGESAVGYKHERK is encoded by the coding sequence ATGATGCTTTTCCCCAGCAAGTTCACACTGTCTGCTGTGTGGTTGTTCATCGTCACACTCGCGGTGCATGCGGACGTGTACGTGAGCCCGCAGGGAGGCGGCGCGAAAGACGGCTCCTCCAAGGAGCATGCAGCCTCTGCGGCTAATGATGGACTGCAAAAGGCCTGGGACACCCTGTCGGCTGACGACACGCTCTGGCTCCTGCCGGGTGAATACAAGGAAGTGAGTCTGGATATCGCCGCGCGCTCCGATGACAAGGCGCGAACCCTGGCGGGTGTGGTCGAAGGCGGGAAGCGTGTGGTCTTTGTGGGAGACTTTGACAAGGCCCGGCCTGAGAAGACTGGGGGGCACATCATCACGGTGATGGAGGGGGCTTCACATTGGACGCTGAAGGACCTCGACTTCCGCCAGGTGAATACCGCCGTCCATCTGTTGGGTCGTAACACGGAGGGCGTCATCTCCGGAGTGCGCGTGTACGGCGCACGCGAGGGCATCCGCTCGGAAGGCAAGGGGCGCGGCAGCAAGGAGAACGCGAAGACGAATGGAGTGACGCAAAACATCACCGTACGTGATTGTGTGTTTAAGCATTTTACCAAGCGCGGCTTGCGATTGCTGCCGGGACACAAGGACATCACGATAGAGCGCTGCAGCGCCGATGCGGGTGGCAAGGCCTGGGCCACGGAGCCCTTTCAGATGGGCTTTGCCGTGGAGCAGGATTGTGATGAAATCAATTTCACCGACTGCGAAGCGCGCGGCAGCTACAACGACGCGGGCGATAAGTATTGGAACGGCGATGGCTTCTGCGTGGAGATGGCAGGCACGGTGCGCTGGACACGGTGCCGTGCGTTCGACAACACGGATGGTGGCTGGGACACGAAGGCCAAGCTGTCGGTGTTCGTGGATTGCATCGCCCTGCGCAACAAGCGGAACATCCGCGTATGGGGCGCGGCAACGCTGGAGAATTGCCTCGCCGCGTATGCGCAGTATCCGAAGAGCGCTGATGGCGCGTGTGTATGGAGCAAGGGAGAAGTGCAGATGAAGAACTGCACACTGGTGGGCTCATGTCCCGTGGAGGCTGAGGACGGTGGGCGTGTGATGTTGAAGAGCTGTTATGTCGTGACCTTGCCGAAGGCGGACGGCGAGCGAGATGCGTTTCCGTCGGAAGGGGTGAGCGTGTCTGACAGTGAAGTGGTGCCGAGTGATGCGGAAGGTTTGAAGAACCTTTTCGTGAATCCGGAGAAGGGGTTTGAGAATGGAGAGGGATTCAATCGGAAAGCAGGTGAAAGTGCGGTGGGATACAAGCACGAGAGAAAGTAG
- a CDS encoding CehA/McbA family metallohydrolase → MSLPSHLKSSRPQAARIIAALGVMAAAWFFAAESPQEVRILEPKAQHLGKSGQYEWDEYKDMPVHGETLTLKFSATPNAIEHTLILRQKNVKLTWPVLLNGKKLGALTTAEPAQDVVFAVAPGSLKEGENVLEVTAPQNLDDIEVGPVRLMPIPKAQAIGGATLPITVTEASTGKAIPCRLTLTHADGTLAALAAQPANEVAVRIGVVYTQHGKTQLALPPGEYILYSSRGFEWSVAEAKLRVKAGENPEVKLQLTREVPTEGWVAADSHIHTLTYSGHGDATMEERMLTIAGEGIELAIATDHNHHTDYAPVATSMGISDRFTSVVGNEVTTKHGHFNAFPIAPNAPVVDHNKDDWSTLIPAMRARGGVEVITLNHPRDLHSGFVPFGGLQFSPVTGKHRDAQALSGVDAMEVITSGAMQSDIHLLYRDWFALLNRGHRIAAVGSSDSHDVSRFILGQGRTYVAVPDADPSKINLEKAWQSYKQGRLLVSMGLLAQISVGDKFGVGEQFASLGAINVTARVYGPSWTKADRVELYANGILIREQKIIDEGKPGEKASVTWTIPKPKHDVYFVVIATGPGVTAPYWEIPSPYQPSSKTFAPRVIGSTNPVWVDADGDGKFKSAFAYAESLVKQHGADDAKLKAALSDYDQSVATQVASLTGTSVNP, encoded by the coding sequence ATGTCGCTTCCTTCCCATTTGAAATCCTCCCGTCCGCAGGCTGCACGCATCATCGCCGCCCTGGGTGTCATGGCGGCAGCATGGTTCTTCGCTGCGGAGTCGCCCCAGGAGGTGCGCATCCTGGAACCCAAGGCACAGCACCTCGGTAAATCCGGCCAATATGAGTGGGATGAGTATAAGGACATGCCGGTGCATGGGGAAACGCTGACGCTGAAATTCAGCGCCACACCGAACGCCATCGAGCACACGCTCATCCTCCGGCAGAAGAATGTGAAGCTCACCTGGCCGGTGCTGCTGAATGGCAAGAAGCTCGGCGCCCTCACCACGGCAGAGCCTGCGCAGGATGTGGTCTTTGCTGTTGCACCGGGTTCATTGAAAGAGGGTGAGAATGTGCTGGAGGTCACCGCGCCACAGAACCTTGATGACATTGAAGTCGGGCCCGTGCGGCTTATGCCTATCCCAAAGGCCCAGGCTATCGGGGGAGCCACCCTTCCCATCACCGTGACCGAAGCGAGTACCGGCAAGGCCATTCCCTGCCGCCTCACGCTCACGCATGCGGACGGCACGCTGGCAGCCCTTGCGGCCCAACCTGCGAACGAGGTCGCCGTGCGCATCGGCGTGGTCTATACGCAACATGGAAAGACCCAGCTCGCGCTGCCTCCCGGCGAGTACATCCTCTATTCGAGCCGCGGCTTCGAATGGAGCGTGGCGGAGGCAAAGCTGCGCGTGAAGGCCGGTGAAAACCCCGAGGTGAAACTCCAGCTCACCCGCGAAGTCCCCACGGAGGGCTGGGTTGCCGCAGACAGCCACATCCACACCCTCACGTATAGCGGGCACGGTGACGCCACGATGGAAGAGCGCATGCTCACCATCGCAGGTGAGGGCATTGAATTGGCCATTGCGACGGATCACAATCACCACACGGACTACGCGCCCGTCGCCACGAGCATGGGCATCAGCGATCGCTTCACGTCCGTGGTGGGAAATGAGGTCACCACGAAGCACGGCCACTTCAATGCCTTCCCCATCGCACCCAATGCCCCTGTAGTGGATCACAACAAGGACGACTGGTCCACGCTCATCCCCGCCATGCGCGCCAGAGGCGGTGTGGAGGTCATCACGCTGAATCATCCGCGCGATCTGCACAGCGGTTTCGTTCCATTTGGTGGATTGCAGTTCTCACCGGTGACGGGCAAACATCGGGATGCACAAGCGCTGAGCGGGGTCGATGCCATGGAAGTCATCACCTCTGGCGCCATGCAGTCAGACATTCACCTGCTCTATCGTGACTGGTTTGCACTGTTGAACCGGGGCCATCGCATCGCCGCCGTGGGCTCCAGCGACAGTCATGATGTGAGCCGTTTCATCCTGGGGCAGGGAAGGACCTACGTCGCTGTACCGGATGCCGACCCCTCGAAGATAAATCTGGAAAAAGCATGGCAGAGCTACAAGCAAGGGCGACTGCTCGTGAGCATGGGATTGCTGGCCCAGATAAGCGTAGGAGACAAATTTGGTGTGGGAGAGCAGTTCGCCAGTTTGGGTGCGATCAACGTGACAGCCCGGGTCTATGGCCCATCCTGGACGAAGGCAGACCGTGTGGAGCTTTACGCCAATGGCATCCTCATCCGCGAACAGAAGATTATCGATGAAGGCAAGCCGGGGGAGAAGGCGAGCGTCACGTGGACGATTCCCAAGCCAAAACATGATGTGTATTTCGTGGTCATTGCCACCGGCCCGGGTGTCACCGCCCCTTACTGGGAGATTCCGAGTCCTTACCAACCGAGCAGCAAGACCTTCGCGCCGCGTGTCATCGGCTCCACCAATCCCGTGTGGGTTGATGCGGATGGCGATGGGAAATTCAAATCCGCATTTGCCTACGCTGAGTCTCTGGTGAAACAACACGGGGCCGATGATGCAAAGCTCAAAGCCGCGCTCAGCGACTACGACCAGAGTGTGGCCACACAGGTCGCTTCCCTGACGGGAACCTCAGTCAATCCCTAG
- a CDS encoding VCBS repeat-containing protein, whose protein sequence is MKGTPTRRRRFAKSVGFLAGIAILGGAGWWFTRNPYDALIGTWNSAKSEQLSGWAVSLGDPHQRLLAMASEDGTLQVFREESSGWREIWRDAFPKRTRDFFVNVPRDESRPKNWWEKALIKARRVYDPEYQMDMAGAGNVVTRKAFKPKMLFADLNGDAILDLVVADERLWLLEGTAEGGFSRVWESPERFSSDRKNLAAQDLDGDGKPEVMLLNYLSARKPQPEYEWNSLLIYSIKPESQKWQVQRKTDILLTDSHGSHSTSSLLVGDFDGDKQMEILVANDNGSVWVLEIRDGMLTQVGNAWRVPQGGACNLGSGDLNGDGRPEMLVGTNGGNIYACAVNTDGSIRVLGTTMAGRLAYCVCGVDVNGDGTEEMMAVRGMRGYADMKKEDVMAELWTLDEKAGTLVRRWGQQVPVQEDPMVTNLDGGPPEVLILHGKYRPRVLRPEVPETK, encoded by the coding sequence ATGAAAGGGACACCCACCAGGAGAAGACGGTTCGCGAAGTCCGTGGGGTTCCTCGCCGGGATCGCAATCCTTGGGGGCGCCGGATGGTGGTTCACCCGGAACCCGTACGACGCGCTGATAGGCACATGGAACTCAGCGAAGTCGGAGCAACTCTCCGGGTGGGCCGTGTCACTCGGGGATCCACATCAGCGCCTGCTGGCCATGGCGAGTGAAGATGGGACGCTCCAGGTCTTCCGCGAGGAATCCAGCGGCTGGCGGGAGATATGGAGGGATGCCTTTCCCAAGCGGACACGTGATTTCTTTGTGAATGTGCCCAGAGATGAATCCCGTCCCAAGAACTGGTGGGAGAAGGCACTCATCAAGGCGCGGCGCGTGTACGATCCCGAGTATCAGATGGACATGGCAGGCGCCGGAAACGTCGTCACCAGGAAGGCATTCAAGCCGAAGATGCTCTTTGCCGATCTCAATGGCGATGCCATCCTGGATCTCGTGGTTGCAGACGAGCGGCTGTGGCTGCTAGAGGGAACGGCGGAGGGCGGATTTTCACGCGTGTGGGAAAGCCCGGAGCGATTCTCATCGGACCGGAAGAATTTGGCCGCGCAGGATCTGGATGGCGATGGCAAGCCTGAAGTGATGCTCCTCAACTATCTAAGCGCACGCAAACCTCAACCAGAGTACGAGTGGAATTCCCTTCTGATCTACAGCATCAAGCCGGAATCGCAAAAGTGGCAGGTGCAACGCAAGACAGACATCCTGCTGACGGATTCGCACGGCTCGCACTCCACCTCTTCCCTCCTCGTTGGTGATTTTGATGGAGACAAGCAAATGGAAATCCTGGTGGCCAATGACAATGGTAGCGTATGGGTGCTGGAAATACGAGATGGCATGCTCACGCAGGTGGGCAATGCATGGCGGGTGCCTCAAGGCGGTGCGTGTAATCTGGGCAGTGGCGACTTGAATGGTGACGGCAGACCCGAGATGCTGGTGGGCACCAATGGGGGCAATATCTATGCGTGCGCCGTGAACACCGATGGGTCGATACGCGTGCTGGGCACAACCATGGCCGGACGGCTCGCCTACTGTGTCTGTGGTGTGGACGTGAATGGCGATGGCACGGAGGAGATGATGGCCGTGCGTGGCATGCGTGGCTACGCCGACATGAAAAAGGAAGATGTGATGGCCGAGCTGTGGACGCTGGATGAGAAGGCTGGCACCCTGGTACGTCGATGGGGCCAGCAGGTACCCGTGCAAGAGGATCCCATGGTCACGAACCTCGATGGTGGGCCACCCGAGGTGTTGATTCTTCACGGGAAGTACCGCCCGCGGGTTTTGAGACCCGAAGTTCCTGAGACAAAGTAG
- a CDS encoding phosphotransferase: protein MSERDTTLPIRAATEVLAAHGIVPDRCEILQNGHTLVLRLTEDLVARVVQDVDGPRQGTEWFARENAIAQHLTEQGAPVIPLHAALPPGPHEHLGYPMNFWKFVTAIKEEPKPEDIGSTLYQCHEVLRTCTQPLPKLAIITESAALLDALEEKNAFPTSTLELLRAHLLSSLQVLGDCPHQVLHGDAHMGNLMNTTVGLLWADWEDTFAGPVEWDVASIIWNAKLLEEDHDTVNGILAAYRDAGGRIDENVLHQSLIARAAVMTAWYPVLYPNPNAERQRKLQLRIEWLEKMR, encoded by the coding sequence ATGAGCGAACGTGATACGACCCTCCCCATCCGTGCGGCCACGGAAGTGCTGGCAGCACATGGCATCGTGCCGGACCGGTGTGAGATTTTGCAGAATGGTCACACGCTGGTGCTGCGACTCACGGAGGATCTGGTGGCACGCGTGGTGCAGGATGTGGATGGCCCACGGCAGGGGACTGAATGGTTCGCGCGGGAGAATGCGATTGCGCAGCATCTCACGGAGCAGGGAGCGCCCGTGATACCGCTGCATGCTGCGCTGCCGCCGGGACCGCATGAACATCTTGGCTATCCGATGAACTTCTGGAAGTTCGTCACGGCCATCAAGGAAGAGCCAAAGCCGGAGGATATCGGCAGCACGTTGTACCAGTGTCATGAGGTGTTGCGCACCTGCACCCAACCGCTGCCCAAGCTGGCCATCATCACCGAGAGTGCCGCGCTGCTGGATGCGCTCGAGGAGAAGAACGCCTTTCCCACATCCACGCTGGAACTCCTGCGTGCTCATCTCTTGAGTTCGCTGCAGGTGCTGGGCGATTGCCCGCATCAAGTGCTTCACGGAGATGCGCACATGGGCAACCTCATGAACACCACCGTGGGCCTCTTATGGGCCGACTGGGAAGATACCTTTGCCGGGCCGGTGGAGTGGGACGTGGCCTCCATCATCTGGAATGCGAAACTCCTCGAGGAAGACCACGACACCGTGAATGGCATCCTCGCAGCCTATCGCGATGCCGGTGGGCGCATCGATGAGAATGTGCTCCACCAAAGTCTCATCGCCCGTGCGGCGGTGATGACGGCGTGGTATCCCGTGCTCTATCCCAACCCCAACGCGGAGCGGCAGCGCAAACTGCAGCTACGCATCGAGTGGCTGGAGAAGATGCGATAG
- the tsaA gene encoding tRNA (N6-threonylcarbamoyladenosine(37)-N6)-methyltransferase TrmO: MHSLNTIATLRTCYTGKFGVPRQSGLASSAWGVIEFEPAYRREEAVRGIEEFSHLWLITMFHLVEEEPKSLMVRPPKLGGNERKGVFATRSPFRPNRLALTVVKLERVEREGEGAPRLFVSGVDLVDGTPVFDIKPYVRYADSIPEARSSFADTPPPTVPVRWECESAVPDEVREVISQSLALQPQPAYHEDTAREYATEISGWRVRWVMAEEGVCVKSCEKVD; encoded by the coding sequence ATGCATTCGCTCAACACCATCGCCACCCTGCGCACGTGCTACACGGGCAAGTTCGGTGTGCCGCGTCAATCCGGGCTCGCGTCGAGCGCGTGGGGTGTAATTGAGTTTGAGCCGGCGTATCGGCGTGAGGAGGCCGTGCGTGGCATTGAGGAGTTCAGCCATCTGTGGCTCATCACGATGTTTCACCTGGTGGAGGAAGAACCGAAGTCCCTCATGGTGCGGCCACCGAAGCTGGGTGGGAATGAACGCAAGGGGGTGTTTGCCACACGCTCGCCTTTCCGCCCGAACCGCCTTGCCTTGACGGTGGTGAAGCTGGAACGGGTGGAGCGGGAAGGAGAAGGCGCACCGAGGTTGTTTGTGTCCGGTGTGGATCTCGTGGACGGCACGCCGGTCTTCGACATCAAGCCGTATGTGCGGTATGCGGACTCGATTCCCGAAGCGCGCAGTAGCTTTGCGGATACGCCGCCGCCCACCGTGCCGGTGCGATGGGAGTGTGAGAGCGCCGTGCCGGATGAGGTGCGTGAGGTGATCTCGCAGTCACTCGCTCTGCAGCCGCAGCCGGCGTATCACGAGGATACCGCGCGTGAGTATGCCACCGAGATATCCGGATGGCGGGTGCGCTGGGTCATGGCGGAAGAAGGCGTGTGCGTGAAGAGCTGTGAGAAAGTGGACTGA
- a CDS encoding DUF1080 domain-containing protein: protein MRRLLPLLSLLAFTLPLAAEDKAPSPPEGFTAIFNGKNLDGWSGSDKYWSVEDGCLTGVTDGKLDYNRFITWKGGQVKNFELRVKVKVTKGGNSGLQYRGKERPDLGEWVVTGYQCDVVPAREDYNGMLYEERGRRILAHTGEKVVIDPQGQPWVVGKLPTQVFPPDEWHDYRVLVEGNHHQHWIDGVQTVDVIDLDETGRALEGVIAVQVHVGPVMKIQYKDFFVKHLPADLPLLTPAQAPVPADAVKVVPQGGGKPKKQESK from the coding sequence ATGCGCAGACTTCTCCCTCTCCTTTCGCTCCTCGCTTTCACACTTCCCCTCGCTGCGGAAGACAAGGCGCCATCCCCGCCGGAGGGATTCACCGCCATCTTCAATGGGAAGAACCTGGACGGCTGGAGTGGCAGTGACAAATACTGGTCCGTGGAAGACGGCTGCCTGACCGGCGTGACTGATGGCAAGCTGGACTACAACCGCTTCATCACGTGGAAAGGCGGGCAGGTGAAGAACTTCGAACTGCGCGTGAAGGTCAAGGTCACCAAGGGTGGCAACAGCGGCCTGCAGTACCGCGGCAAGGAGCGGCCCGACCTGGGCGAGTGGGTGGTCACAGGGTATCAGTGCGATGTCGTCCCGGCCCGCGAAGACTACAACGGCATGCTCTATGAGGAACGTGGTCGTCGCATCCTTGCGCACACCGGGGAGAAGGTGGTCATCGACCCGCAGGGCCAGCCGTGGGTCGTGGGGAAGCTGCCCACCCAGGTCTTCCCACCGGACGAGTGGCATGACTACCGCGTCCTCGTGGAAGGCAATCACCACCAGCACTGGATCGATGGCGTGCAGACCGTGGATGTCATCGACCTGGATGAGACCGGCCGTGCCTTGGAGGGTGTCATCGCCGTGCAGGTGCACGTGGGCCCGGTGATGAAGATTCAGTACAAAGATTTCTTTGTGAAGCACCTTCCCGCGGACCTGCCCCTGCTCACTCCCGCTCAAGCTCCCGTCCCCGCTGACGCCGTGAAAGTGGTGCCGCAGGGTGGGGGAAAGCCCAAGAAGCAAGAGTCAAAGTGA